TGTGCCGTCAAAACTGCCACTAGCTAATTTGCTACCATCCGGGTTAAAACTGAGTGACGCTATTGAACCTGTATGACCATCTAGAGTAAATAAACAAACACCAGAGTGAATGTCCCATACCTGAATACTGGAATTTACATTCCCTGTAGCCAGTTTACTACCATCCGGGCTGAAGCTGAGTGATAGTATGCCACTGTTACCTTGCAAATTCAATAAACATAGACCAGAACTAACATCCCACAATTTTACAGTAGTATCAAAACTTCCAGTAGCCAGGATATGGCCATCTGGACTAAATTTGAATGAATATACCCAATTTGTATGACCTATTAAAGTCTTGACTAAGCTCATCGGCACAATTTGTTTATCATTAGCAACTTGCCATAAATGAGCCTTTCCCTCAAGATCGCTACAAGCTAATAGTTGGCCATTTGGACTAAATGCTACGCAAACAACATTACTCAATGTTTCTGGGAATATAGACTTTTTGATATTAGCATCAGTAAGATTAACATCAACTAGATTTACTTGTCTTAAATCTGCCTGCCAAATAGTTAAATTGGAAAAATTATATTTATTTAATTTAATCTGCAATTTACTTAATAAATTAATTAAATTGCCTCCACCATATCCAGCACAAGAAGGAAATTCAGTTTGCAGTTTATGTAAAACTGCATTTAGTTGCTGTTCAATATTTTGTTTAGAAATAAATCGGTTACTAATACGTTTGGCCATTGGTTCTAAAATCAGACGAACTTGGCTTTCTCTAATATAATCCTTAGCTGTAGCTTTAATTAGGGAATAATTTATTATCAACTCTAATTTTCCAGTAGCAATCTCTTTACTAGCCTGTTCTATTAACCGCTCAGTCATATATTCCATAATGACAGGTTGTTGTGTAAAACCATTTACACTTTTTTCAATCAGCGATCGCCTCAACAGAGATTCCACTGCTTCTAATAACTCTCCTGATGACAATGTGGTTACAATATCATCTTTCAATTCTGATATAGAAATAGGCTCACGATTAATTGCCAGCCAGTACATAATTTGCTGTTCTAATAGGGTTAAGCGATTGGTCTGCTGTTCTAAAAGTAAGCGAATGCCATTAAAAACTGCTGTACCTTGCGCTAAAAATTCATTAATTTTTCCAGAAAATATCTCTTGAATAGAAGTAGAAACTATCTTTAAAGCTAAGGGGTTACCTCTATAGCGCTCATTTAATCTTTTAATTTCATCGCTTTCTATCAAAAATCCCTTATTTTTGAGAATATTTTCTGTGTCTACAAAATTTAAACCTGCAAGCTGGAATGAGCGAACAGACTCGGCCTCTCCTTCAAATGCTGCAATCTCTGCGGGTTTCTCACGAGATGTAAGTATCATGCAGCTCTTATGGGGTGCTTCTCCTACCAGTCTCAGTAGTTCTCCATAATCCTCATATCCTTCTCGATAATGTCCTGCATACTCTCCACCTTTCAAAATTGCCTCGACATTATCTAAAACAATTAGGCAGCGTGAAGAACGTAAATAATTAACTAAGCGTGATAATTTAGCACTAGTAGTTGCTGGGAAATTTGTTTCTTTTTGGTTAGATAGAAATAATATTAAATCTGTCAAAATATCTTTAATAGGCGGTGCATTACGCAGACTTCGCCACATAACAAAATCAAAGTGTTCTTGAATTTGTTGTGCTAGTTTTACAGATAGAGCAGTTTTTCCGATTCCTCCCATACCTAAGAGTGCTATGAGTCTGACACCATCATTTATGATCCATTGTTGTAATCTTGCCAATTCTGCCGTCCGTCCATAAAATACGGAAACATCTATTGCTTCTCCCCAATCTCTATAGGTTTCGGCAAACTTCATCTCGACTTCTACTGAGGCAACTTCTTGAACACTTACATTCCCCAAGTCAGCTATCTCTTGCCAGTCTAGACCTAATTTTAGACATATTTCGCAGAAATAGGGATAATCTACGGGTTTGCAATTCAAAAATTTGCTTATAGTTGCTAAAGCCAGCCCTAAGTCTTGAGATAAACTTTTCTGGCTAGGATAACCATTACGTTTTAGAGCTAACCTCACATTTTCGAGACATTCAGGACGAACCTTAAGTGAGCGCGACATACGCAACAATTATTAATAAAGTAAAAATGCTGATTTTAGTCAATTTTACAAGAAAGTTAGTCATAAGTCAGTCAATTGTCAGTTGTGTACTCAGCAATTATTAATGTTTAATAATGTTATTGACTGTAATTAGCTATTTTCAACAATAAATGTAGCTTATGATTCAAATATTACTCGTGGAAGACCAAGAGATTGTGCGTCGTGGGCTGAAAACTCTATTAGAAATTCAACCCGACTTACAAGTGGTTGCAGAAGCGGAGAATGGTCAAACAGCAATTCAACAGATAGAAAATCTTTATGCTAGAGATTCTCAACCGGACATTGTGTTAATGGATATCCGTATGCCGGTGATGGATGGAGTAGAAGCTACCAAACGGATTTGCCACCAATATCCTGATACCAAAATTCTCGTATTAACAACCTTTGACGATACAAAATATATTTCCGAAGCTATTCGATTTGG
This sequence is a window from Nostoc sphaeroides. Protein-coding genes within it:
- a CDS encoding NACHT and WD40 repeat domain-containing protein gives rise to the protein MSRSLKVRPECLENVRLALKRNGYPSQKSLSQDLGLALATISKFLNCKPVDYPYFCEICLKLGLDWQEIADLGNVSVQEVASVEVEMKFAETYRDWGEAIDVSVFYGRTAELARLQQWIINDGVRLIALLGMGGIGKTALSVKLAQQIQEHFDFVMWRSLRNAPPIKDILTDLILFLSNQKETNFPATTSAKLSRLVNYLRSSRCLIVLDNVEAILKGGEYAGHYREGYEDYGELLRLVGEAPHKSCMILTSREKPAEIAAFEGEAESVRSFQLAGLNFVDTENILKNKGFLIESDEIKRLNERYRGNPLALKIVSTSIQEIFSGKINEFLAQGTAVFNGIRLLLEQQTNRLTLLEQQIMYWLAINREPISISELKDDIVTTLSSGELLEAVESLLRRSLIEKSVNGFTQQPVIMEYMTERLIEQASKEIATGKLELIINYSLIKATAKDYIRESQVRLILEPMAKRISNRFISKQNIEQQLNAVLHKLQTEFPSCAGYGGGNLINLLSKLQIKLNKYNFSNLTIWQADLRQVNLVDVNLTDANIKKSIFPETLSNVVCVAFSPNGQLLACSDLEGKAHLWQVANDKQIVPMSLVKTLIGHTNWVYSFKFSPDGHILATGSFDTTVKLWDVSSGLCLLNLQGNSGILSLSFSPDGSKLATGNVNSSIQVWDIHSGVCLFTLDGHTGSIASLSFNPDGSKLASGSFDGTIKLWDVHSGAAIKTLHGHSNVIMSVSFSPDGSTIASGSFDGTIKLWDIHSDVAIKTLHDHSSAVWSISFSPDGNIIASGSSDETIKLWSVDSGVACRTLHSRNSGILSLSFSPDGSMLASSSYDQKVRLWDVSKGIVLRTLYSYSSGIFSVRFSPNNNIIASASYDHTIKLWDVDKNVTSKILHGHSDVVVSINFSPDGSKLASGSFDQTVILWDIDSGIALKTLEAHIGIVTSVTFSPDGNIIASGSYDQTVKIWDVSSDAVLKTFSGHSGPIYSISFSPDGSKLASGGFDQTIILWDVDSGVALRSFQDHFNGISSIDFSPDGSIIASASLDQTVKLWDVDSGVVLRTFHGHSREVYSVSFSLDGSILASAGFDQEIRLWDVSSGQCLTVLQGHTNGIWDVCFSQDAGILASGSHDGTTKLWDVATGQCIRTLRCDRLYERMNITGVTGLTAIQRETLKFLGAVELE